CTTGAAGGGAACTGTTCAGGATTAACATTTTCCGGATGCGGAGATTTAAATCCTCTTCAAAATGACATTCCTCACAATGTGATAATGGAAGGTTGTAAGGTTTTAATAAATGGTGCCCAAGGTTATATTCTAGGAGATGGGACACGTTCAAGTCCTGAAAAACCAAATCTAATGCTTTCAGCAGATTTATGCAAAATGGATCCATATTATTTGGGTGGTTTCAAGACAGGCCAGGGTGGAGAGATATATGATACCGTCGCAATACCAATACCTGTTTTAAACAAGGAAATCTATCAAAACTTATTGATAACTGACGATAAAATTGATTTGCCTGTTGCAGACATTAAGGGACGTCACTTGCCATTGGATAATACAAATTATGCTGCAATGTGGGATGGGAATGATTTGAGACCTCAATATGACAGCGGCAAATGTTGTGATTGTGACAGGTGTAGTGTGGAAAATGTCTGTCCTACAAATGCATTCAAAAACAGGAAATTTAACATCGCGCATTGTTTCGGATGTGGAATGTGTGCCAATTTCTGTAATAATGATGCATTTAACATGAAAACAGGGGATGTTGATTTAGAAATAAATGGCAGTAAATTAAACATTCCTATTATATGCAGACAATCAGACAGGTTGCGTGGAAATAAATTATCATTAAAATTAAAGAAAATGATTGAAAATAAAGAGTTTAAATTATAAGTGGGTGTTTATATGACTTCTCAGCAAAAGATTACAGACTCACCAATAGATTTTGCAGAAGACATTATTCATGATGTTAAAAATTCAAAGGATGATGGTGTTTTAAAATGTGTGCAATGTGGAATGTGCACTTCAACATGTCCTGCTGCACGTCACTCTGATTATAATCCTCGTGATATAATTGAAAGGGTGTTGGAAGGCGATATCACAATCCTTGAAGATGAAAATATCTGGAATTGTTTTTACTGCTATACATGTCACAGCGTATGCCCTGTCGGAAACAGTGTATGTGAAGTTAACCAGATTCTCAAACAGTTTGCAATTGCTAATGGAATAGCTTATGACAAGCTTTATGAATATTTGGGATTTGCAGATAGCTATTTTACAGCAGCAATCGGTGCAATACCTGAAATATTTTTCAATGACATTGACCGTGATGTTCCGGGATGGTGGGACTTTAGACAAAACTTGGATGAGATTAGAGAAGAATTGGAATTGGATCCTCCATTAATGCCATCAGATGAAGTGATTGATGAGGTAAGTAAAATCTTAACAATAACTGGCTTTAAGGATAAAATTGAGAAAATAAGGAAATCCCAGGAGGCAGATTTATGAAAAACATTCCTGATAAAGATATACTTTTATTTAGAAGCTGTTTGGTCAGCGTTGAATATCCTGGTGTGGAGGCATCTACAAAATTTGTATTTGATAAATTGGGAATTGATTACGCAATTTCTGAAAAGCAAACATGCTGTACAGGTCTTGGACATTATTCTGATGTTTTCTCACAGATTGACACAA
The uncultured Methanobrevibacter sp. DNA segment above includes these coding regions:
- the hdrC gene encoding ferredoxin:CoB-CoM heterodisulfide reductase subunit HdrC; protein product: MTSQQKITDSPIDFAEDIIHDVKNSKDDGVLKCVQCGMCTSTCPAARHSDYNPRDIIERVLEGDITILEDENIWNCFYCYTCHSVCPVGNSVCEVNQILKQFAIANGIAYDKLYEYLGFADSYFTAAIGAIPEIFFNDIDRDVPGWWDFRQNLDEIREELELDPPLMPSDEVIDEVSKILTITGFKDKIEKIRKSQEADL
- a CDS encoding methanogenesis marker 16 metalloprotein, translated to MTNRTIGQINEKIENDEANIYTAEEFKKLIKNDDTPSYDDVDVVTCGTCGVMSGTAAILNFIISEPGEFIRANEVYLNGVPAYAGPCPNEWLGSVDVILHGTAHSIHDENYGGGFLLKDLLEGKSIDVRVESAEGKTIENTITIDDITRGQIIGARMAFKNYTAFTNPNKDSVKSIFAATPLEGNCSGLTFSGCGDLNPLQNDIPHNVIMEGCKVLINGAQGYILGDGTRSSPEKPNLMLSADLCKMDPYYLGGFKTGQGGEIYDTVAIPIPVLNKEIYQNLLITDDKIDLPVADIKGRHLPLDNTNYAAMWDGNDLRPQYDSGKCCDCDRCSVENVCPTNAFKNRKFNIAHCFGCGMCANFCNNDAFNMKTGDVDLEINGSKLNIPIICRQSDRLRGNKLSLKLKKMIENKEFKL